A stretch of Candidatus Marsarchaeota archaeon DNA encodes these proteins:
- a CDS encoding S1 RNA-binding domain-containing protein codes for KAGHFRSNKTCGIITLENTESVSFRKRLQSGGFIRGEAPYGYMAFSTQVPYPNTLVIAQVTKIMRFGAYCKLLEYNNIEAFLPFREISSGWIKNIHEFLHPEQKIVCKVIYIDRNKGTIDISLKKVTPKDSKVKINAYNLEHRLNSIFLQAVRASGEDRQKEQLAQQALSEFGSYTALVQAATGVTDEWKGSKLPKKLKDAILSIIEASRKRRKYEVAYMMKLSTSNTTSGISELNSALLDAEKSGVSIMYISAPKYRMDAQGKDYSDAENKIKAAIELIRSKVKDSTLELEKEKLKKDKESILDALQ; via the coding sequence AAGGCAGGACATTTCAGGTCAAACAAAACTTGCGGCATAATAACTTTGGAGAATACCGAAAGCGTAAGCTTTCGGAAGAGGCTCCAAAGTGGAGGGTTTATAAGGGGCGAAGCCCCTTATGGTTATATGGCGTTCTCCACACAGGTGCCGTATCCAAACACCTTGGTAATAGCGCAAGTCACGAAGATCATGCGGTTCGGCGCTTACTGCAAGCTCTTGGAATACAACAACATCGAGGCGTTCCTGCCTTTCAGGGAGATATCTTCAGGCTGGATAAAAAATATCCACGAGTTCCTGCATCCGGAGCAGAAGATAGTGTGCAAGGTAATATACATAGACCGGAACAAGGGCACCATCGACATATCACTCAAGAAAGTCACCCCGAAGGATTCGAAGGTGAAGATAAACGCCTACAATCTCGAGCACAGGCTCAACTCCATATTCCTGCAGGCCGTAAGGGCTTCTGGCGAGGACCGCCAGAAGGAGCAGCTTGCGCAGCAGGCGCTATCAGAGTTCGGAAGCTACACGGCACTGGTCCAGGCTGCAACAGGCGTTACTGATGAATGGAAGGGCTCCAAGTTGCCAAAGAAGCTGAAGGATGCCATACTCTCAATAATAGAGGCAAGCAGGAAGAGGAGGAAGTATGAGGTCGCGTACATGATGAAGCTCTCGACCTCCAATACCACGAGCGGCATATCCGAGCTTAACTCGGCGCTGCTCGATGCCGAGAAATCTGGCGTCAGCATTATGTATATAAGCGCCCCGAAGTACAGGATGGACGCCCAGGGCAAGGACTATTCAGACGCCGAGAACAAAATAAAGGCTGCAATTGAACTCATAAGGTCCAAGGTAAAGGACAGCACCCTTGAGCTTGAAAAGGAGAAGCTGAAGAAGGACAAGGAAAGCATACTGGATGCCTTGCAGTGA
- a CDS encoding proteasome assembly chaperone family protein: MDSTKIRVRKHAKLKTPIMIVGLPGIGSVGKMVAEHLIKELKAERIATLYSPHFPYQVIMLRHGGIRLMNNRFYVIRRQGSKGDIVILTGDTQALTPEGQYQVNHDIVRFFKERLGGKFIYTLGGYSSPGSSTSNPKVYANATSKAVVDEFKDSGLVFGESRGSILGSAGMILGFAKMEHVDGICIMGESSFLDVDPYAAKAVLVFLSKRLGLNIDTKNLDKMIQKTAKALKELELQAPAEFPMPGKGDDKPPSYIR; encoded by the coding sequence ATGGATAGCACAAAAATACGCGTAAGGAAGCACGCAAAGCTCAAGACACCGATCATGATAGTCGGGTTGCCCGGCATAGGCAGCGTCGGCAAGATGGTGGCAGAGCACCTCATAAAGGAGCTCAAGGCAGAACGGATCGCTACTCTATACTCCCCACATTTCCCGTATCAGGTCATAATGCTCAGGCATGGCGGTATAAGGCTGATGAACAACCGCTTCTACGTCATAAGGCGCCAGGGCAGCAAGGGCGACATAGTCATATTGACAGGCGACACGCAGGCCCTGACACCGGAAGGCCAATATCAGGTAAACCACGACATAGTCAGGTTCTTCAAGGAGCGGCTCGGCGGCAAGTTCATATACACACTTGGGGGCTACAGCTCCCCAGGCTCCAGCACCTCAAACCCAAAGGTTTACGCCAACGCCACAAGCAAGGCAGTCGTGGACGAGTTCAAGGACAGCGGGCTCGTTTTCGGCGAATCGCGCGGTTCCATACTGGGATCCGCAGGCATGATACTCGGCTTCGCAAAGATGGAGCACGTAGACGGAATATGCATCATGGGCGAATCATCTTTCCTCGATGTCGATCCTTACGCAGCGAAGGCGGTTCTGGTGTTCCTCTCGAAGAGGCTGGGACTAAACATAGATACCAAGAACCTCGACAAGATGATACAGAAGACAGCAAAAGCGCTCAAGGAACTGGAACTCCAGGCTCCTGCGGAATTCCCCATGCCGGGCAAGGGCGATGACAAGCCCCCATCATACATACGCTGA
- a CDS encoding lycopene cyclase domain-containing protein → MLNYIYWLAVFTWAPLVALWASHRKLVVRYKKTLALCTVSALAFSVPWDMVAIRSGMWYFPRHNILGFYLLGVPLEEYLFMISVTLLVSTLILILKQHRFFRKA, encoded by the coding sequence ATGCTCAACTACATATACTGGCTTGCGGTTTTCACCTGGGCGCCACTCGTCGCACTGTGGGCTTCGCACCGCAAACTGGTAGTTAGGTACAAGAAAACCTTGGCATTGTGTACGGTCAGTGCATTGGCGTTCAGCGTGCCTTGGGACATGGTAGCGATAAGAAGCGGTATGTGGTACTTCCCAAGGCACAACATACTTGGATTTTACCTGCTCGGGGTGCCTCTCGAGGAATATCTGTTCATGATATCGGTGACGCTGCTGGTATCTACGCTGATTTTGATCTTGAAGCAGCACAGATTCTTCAGAAAGGCGTGA
- a CDS encoding DUF92 domain-containing protein → MPFLTLNFKAVVVSLVVGAAMIVFGKDLGLFFFGEMFFFVVLAAIVTLAGKKFKQNAGLYEKSRGIKNVLANGLWPLVMSAAFYATYTTGHSHLALFAALGFIASVGAVTSDTFSSELGVLDGRPVMILGFRKVQKGVSGGVTWLGLAAGFGGALLISAAFVVVLPELSALGLSSYILAFIVLTISSFFGTIADSVLGYFEEKGIGSKYTSNFFGSMAGSALCVALAAMFAL, encoded by the coding sequence ATGCCCTTCCTGACGCTCAACTTCAAAGCAGTAGTTGTTTCGCTCGTGGTAGGAGCAGCAATGATAGTGTTTGGGAAAGACCTGGGCCTGTTCTTCTTCGGCGAGATGTTCTTTTTTGTTGTGCTTGCCGCGATTGTCACGCTTGCGGGCAAGAAGTTCAAGCAGAATGCCGGGCTGTATGAGAAGAGCAGGGGAATAAAGAATGTCTTGGCCAACGGTCTGTGGCCGCTGGTGATGAGCGCGGCCTTCTATGCCACTTATACCACAGGGCATTCGCATTTGGCTCTCTTTGCCGCGCTTGGCTTTATCGCAAGCGTGGGGGCAGTCACTTCCGACACTTTCAGCAGCGAGCTTGGGGTGCTTGACGGCAGGCCTGTGATGATATTGGGCTTCAGGAAAGTGCAGAAGGGCGTTTCGGGAGGAGTAACATGGCTTGGACTGGCTGCAGGCTTTGGCGGCGCTCTCCTCATATCAGCAGCGTTCGTGGTGGTGCTGCCTGAGCTCTCGGCGCTGGGCCTTTCCAGCTATATCTTGGCGTTCATAGTGCTGACAATTAGCAGCTTCTTCGGCACCATAGCCGATTCCGTGCTCGGGTACTTCGAAGAAAAGGGAATAGGCAGCAAATACACCTCGAATTTCTTCGGTAGCATGGCCGGAAGCGCACTCTGCGTCGCACTGGCCGCAATGTTCGCGCTTTAG
- the radA gene encoding DNA repair and recombination protein RadA yields the protein MPKEKAVHDLEDLPGIGPTTATKLRSAGIDTLDKVAVASPHEIAEMTGISVDAAKKAVQAAQESTTIAYETGEQFYEKRKLIGKISTGSSDLNDLIGGGVETNGITETYGRFASGKTQLGFQLAVNVQLPKDKGGLGGNVLFIDTEGTFRPERIEQMAKASSLDPKEILANIVMVRVLNTEQQILTLERADSLIQDRNVKLIIIDSLTSLFRSEFVGRGALAERQQKLNQHIHRLQMLADKYNIAAYITNQVMDNPGIMFGDPTSPIGGNVIAHAATTRLYMRKSKEDKRIVRLVDSPNMPEGECVIKITLDGIKD from the coding sequence ATGCCAAAGGAGAAGGCCGTGCATGATTTGGAGGACCTGCCGGGAATAGGCCCGACTACAGCCACGAAGCTGAGATCCGCAGGCATAGATACTCTAGACAAGGTGGCAGTCGCATCGCCGCATGAGATAGCAGAGATGACTGGCATAAGCGTCGACGCTGCAAAGAAGGCGGTGCAGGCCGCGCAGGAATCCACCACTATAGCTTACGAGACTGGAGAGCAGTTCTACGAGAAGCGCAAGCTCATAGGCAAGATAAGCACCGGTTCGAGCGACCTGAACGACCTGATAGGCGGCGGCGTGGAAACAAACGGCATAACCGAGACGTATGGCAGGTTCGCGAGTGGAAAGACGCAGCTCGGCTTCCAACTCGCAGTCAACGTGCAGCTCCCAAAGGACAAGGGAGGCTTGGGAGGCAACGTCTTGTTCATAGACACCGAGGGCACGTTCAGGCCAGAGCGCATAGAGCAGATGGCCAAGGCATCAAGCCTAGACCCAAAGGAGATACTGGCAAACATAGTGATGGTAAGGGTTCTGAACACAGAGCAGCAGATCCTCACGCTAGAGAGAGCCGACTCGCTCATACAGGACAGGAACGTCAAGCTGATAATAATAGACTCGCTCACATCGCTGTTCAGGTCCGAGTTTGTGGGTAGAGGGGCATTGGCCGAACGCCAGCAGAAGCTCAACCAGCACATACACAGGCTGCAGATGCTCGCAGACAAGTACAACATAGCGGCCTACATAACCAACCAGGTCATGGACAACCCTGGCATAATGTTCGGAGACCCCACCTCGCCCATAGGCGGGAATGTCATAGCGCACGCCGCCACCACACGTCTGTACATGAGGAAGAGCAAGGAGGACAAGCGCATAGTGAGGCTTGTCGACTCGCCCAACATGCCCGAGGGAGAGTGCGTCATAAAGATAACGCTCGACGGCATAAAGGACTGA
- a CDS encoding YdcF family protein codes for MRARPKDTIAIALGKGNFADGSLTRESELNTKRAAELYSTGKVSRILFSSLYSFRVARPPKLTEAEGMRRMAAAMRIPTKAMLKEERSLDTTGNAMFCYRIIAHMHEIRRILLVTNSYHLPRALYIFRKVFGPKYKITPISSGTSKHGKELRDARLHERAALALLKKIYLKLKSGDSASIRTTFMRNHPVYGSNPSTVPDFIWKSFSANGVSKEWLISNYMRRNARANRKRVRGPVISS; via the coding sequence ATGCGCGCAAGGCCCAAGGACACAATCGCGATAGCGCTTGGCAAAGGCAACTTCGCTGACGGCTCGCTTACCCGAGAATCGGAACTGAATACAAAGAGGGCCGCAGAGCTGTACAGCACTGGCAAGGTAAGCAGGATACTTTTCTCAAGCCTCTACAGCTTCAGGGTAGCAAGGCCTCCGAAGCTCACTGAGGCTGAGGGCATGAGGCGCATGGCCGCTGCAATGCGCATTCCTACCAAGGCGATGCTCAAGGAGGAGCGCTCGCTCGATACCACAGGCAACGCGATGTTCTGCTACCGCATCATTGCGCACATGCACGAGATAAGGCGCATTTTACTCGTGACGAATAGCTATCATCTTCCCAGGGCACTTTACATCTTCAGGAAGGTGTTCGGACCCAAATACAAAATAACCCCGATAAGCTCCGGCACGTCCAAACACGGAAAGGAACTGAGGGATGCGCGCTTGCACGAGCGTGCAGCATTGGCGCTGCTTAAGAAAATCTACCTTAAGCTCAAGAGCGGCGACAGTGCCAGCATACGCACAACTTTCATGCGCAACCATCCGGTATACGGCAGCAATCCATCTACAGTGCCTGATTTCATATGGAAATCGTTCAGCGCCAATGGGGTAAGCAAGGAATGGCTGATCTCAAACTACATGCGTCGCAATGCACGGGCGAATCGAAAGCGCGTTCGCGGCCCTGTCATCAGCTCTTAG